ACTATACCCGAGAAGTATGAATCGAAGATATCAGCATTGGAGGACTCTAAAGACCTGTCAACCATCACCTTGGGAGAACTCATAAATGCTCTACAAGCCCAGGAGcagagaaaaatgatgagacaAGAGGAGGTGGTACAAGGTGCATTTCATACGAAAGCACAAAATTCAAGAGGTGGCAAAGACAAGAAGAACAACAAATGGAGGAACAAAAAACCAGAAGACTCCAACAAGCAGCAAGGTGAGACCTTTCCTCCTTGTCCACATTGCAAGAAGACAAATCATCCTGAAAGAAAATGTTGGTGGAGGCCAGATGTCAAGTGCAGAAATTGTGGCAATATGGGACATGTAGAGCGAATATGCAAGTCCAAATCAAAGGTGGTTACAGAGGAACAAGAAGATGAGAAACTCTTTGTCGCAACATGCTTTGCCACAAGAAATAGTTCCAGTGATTCATGATTAATAGACAGCGGCTGCACAAACCATATGACTAATGACCTGAACCTCTTTAAAGAACTTGACAAAACCATTGTTTCCAAAGTAAAAATTAGAAATGGTGATTTCATATCAGTTAAGGGAAAAGGGATTGTTGCTATTGAAAGCTTGATAGGTTTGAAATATATCTCTAATGTCTTATATGTGCCTGACATTGATCAAAATTTACTTAGTGTTGCTCAGCTTGTAGAGAAGggcttaaaagttatatttgaagaaaattggTGCTTGATcaatgtggaagcaatgtcttccaaggttattttgatgatgccaaagaatcaagagtcaagcaaatttcaaagattcaagaatcaagtttcaagaatcaagattcaagaataatcaagatcaagattcaagaaacaagagaagactcaatcaagataagtactaaaaaagtttttcaaaacattaagtagcacaagaagttttcacaaaatcattaccaaagagttttactctctggtaatcgattaccagaaggtagtaatcgattaccagtgttttaaaacgttaatatttcaaatttcaagagttataacttatgtttaaacaattttaaatcattttaaacaaatgtaatcgattacacaatacttgtaatcgattaccagagcttctaaacaaaatagaatcacctaaattgataaagaaaatcataaacTGATACATCCTAGGCAAACAAGACATGCTGGGTGTCAACattatctcattttcttttatttttatcttttatttttcttatcttatcttatatttttatctttatcataatCTTTTATTgttcttatcttttacttttattttcttattttctttatcttctattttgatctttaaatttttgtcttatctattttcttatttttattttaaattctttatctattactttaaattgaatttgcattaatctaagtacaaacaaagttcttCTGGATTCAACATTTGGACTTCCGAATACTTACACTTGTtaacgagttaatgttaagttgacaaaatttatttatactttaacaaaagattcagaaaattatcaaaattacataattttaatGCCTATACAACCTAATTTgtcaatgtaaaaataaaataaaaaagttttttcaggACCAAAAGTCAAGATAggatttatttaaaactaaatacaaaatccaaaaaaaaatgagcaaaattaaaaacatgcaCAAATTGGTGCCACGTATATAAACATTTCTTTTTCATGAACCAAAAACATGCATGCATTGATGTCGCGTATATAAATTTTGCGTTGAATTACTGGTACCAACAACCACTATTGTTTTAAGTTGCTTTAATGAGAGAGATTGTGTTATTGTGGGTTAGAATCCATcattgataaataatatttatggataaaaattattattattttgtgttgCTTTAATGATAATGTAGTAACTATTAAATTGAAGCCAGagtaacataattatttttgggCGCCGGGTGACATCTTCATCCACCCTTTAACAGATGAATGATGATGAGAACCCAAGACTATTCAGTCCTGTCTTGTTTAGAACAAGAAAAAGCCCAATGACATTAAATCCACTTTAAAAAGAAGGTATACATCACGGGGCCCTACTGTAAGAACGTTTCAATAATTTATAACGTGATAATGCTTCCAAATGCAATACCACTAACCGAGGGCATAGGTAAGCAAAAACATTGCATTtcgacaaaaacaaaagaatagtCAAATGTGACGCCATGACATTGACATAGCTTATTGTCAAATTACATCACCTACACTAAGTTTAAATTTACAACTATCATGCTTAGTCATGCTATTATATACCTCTCCTAATGAAACAAACCTAGGCTTTCTACACCTCATAATTATAATACTCATTTTCTACATGAAAGGCCTAATCGAAGCCTTAACATAGCCAAAACAACTTACCAATAGAATTTAGCAAGTCACATGCAATTTTTCAGATTCATTCAACATACTTAGCTCGTGTATGTAAAAGTGCTAAAAGGCAATAACTTGAGATGACAACACAGACATCAAAACTGCTCTTACAACGTCATTTAAGGGGAAAGTGTCGTGAATGTGACTCATTTACAGTCCTCAACAAACAGCTACTAAATAATGAAGTTTATGATATTAAGCTTTCAATGACAGAATACCACGTGGTATTGTaacctaaaccataaattagtgatgatttttttttcgttcATATGTAATGGAAGTGAATGATttgtttagttaaaaaatttgtatttgattattatcgtgttaaatttttttttggacaaaTAACATTTAGTAGAATTAATCTTTGATtcaataaatctaaaaaaaaataaagcataacATATTATACAAGTATTTAGTTGAAGCCAAAGTAGGCGAATATATTACATAAACCCCAAAAGCAACAGCTCATAACACTAAGCTTTAGTGTCACATGCATGCCGAAACCTACCTTTGCAAGTGTGCATTAAGTCACTGAATACTGAGACATTTAGATGGGAAAAggtaatcatcaataaaaagtGTTGATCCATATCAGCTACATTAATCTTGTTAAATACTTTAATACCCTCGTGTCTCAACAAATATCTTATATGACTATTTAATCCAAAATTAACCCAAAACCATATCAGTTAAAttttaagagaatttttttgctttaaataagttatatatTAGGCATTTTTTGTCAATGTGTATGATAATTTTGTCAAAATGTgactttttttactttataaaaaatatctttttgtctGTAGActtaaagtttgaattttagTTGTCTTATCCTCTTACTAGCACCTTAcatttatatcatttatatttttcatttttatcaattCACAATAAgttgaataataaattatagtGCCAGGTGTTAACcatcaaatttaatatcttaGGTTGATGACTTGATTACCATTCTGACAAGCCAGTGGTAGCCTTCTGAAGATAtgctttaaattcaattttataagAGTAAAACAGAACTACAAAGAAAGCAAAATAAGCAATTATGAAATACACTCTCACCAGTTGAGTATGCAAGGTTCATTGCATCAGTTAAGAAAATAACacgaaaaaaatatagaattaaaaCTTTGACATtagagaaactaaaaatagaagTACCTtgtataataacaaataaacaagAAATTGTGTCCCCACCcctctaaaaaaagaaacttaacctaGTGCAATTACTAAATTGTAAACAGTAAAAACAAAAGCTGTTTTCACCTCAATGTACAAGCCTACAAATCAATTTCCTCTTGCATGAACATCATAAGGAGGACTACAGCTAGAGAACCTCAAAAAACAAacctttggtttttcttttgGGTAATTCAAACCATTCAATATTAATTACAATGAACCCGGTATACTACAAAAAGCCAGGCCACATTGAAGACTCATGTAAATTTTGGTTTAGGCACAGGGCCATTATTATGATGCACAGGACCAAGCTTTTGAATCCAATGGAGAAGCCCTTTCTTGTGATCTTGGCAACAAGGATTTTCCACCAGAGTCAGAGTTCCATCATGAGCAAGCGAAGATTCAAATTGTTCTAATACCTTAACAACCTGCCAGAACTCGGGCCTCTTGTCCGGATGCAAAGACCAACATTGCTCGATTAAAGCTCGCATTGCAGGTGGACAGTCTGAAGGAATAACTGGCCTTGCATTCTGAATACAGCATCACAAAAGTATTAGAATTGCATAGGTAAACAGTGTCATTTAGCTAGCAAAATATTTTCCACAATTATCCAATACATGatgatcctaagaattcaatttAGCTCCATTCTTGGTAATCTTATCAACTACTATGCTACATCACTTGATGAAACAGAGACATATgtaataatttcatataaacTAATGCATgctacatcaattttttttcctcttttttaatAAGTTGGTCATACATGTCAAGAATGGATGAAAATAATCTCTATATTTCACCATTGTTTTCAAAGCAAAGGAGGTATCTTGCCAAGGATTTTAGCCACATCTCAAAAATACATTTGGTTTAGCTATAAAATATATAGTACTCATCAGACGGGCTATAAACTCATTAGCAATTATTCAGTGGCAATATGATTGATTTCCTCAGCCAGGATAATGATACCTCCTTTGGCAATCATCACTCAACATATTGAAATAAAAGctttaagaaagaaagaaaaaatgatgaaaaaatggatgaaaattgaaaagagtAGTTAAATCATGATATAAGTGGATGAAGCattgcaaaaaggaaaaaatgtccTTCCATTTACAACATAAAAGGTTTCAACTGCTACATCTGAGAGTAACAGTCGCTTTTATAAAATACATTCAAAGATTGCAAAACATATTAGTTAATGGAGGATGTATTGTCTATCTTCAAGCGAACTGTATCATTAATGGAACCCATGTCCAGTTTGCATTACTCTTGTATGCCAGTCATTCAGAGAGGTTTGGGCGGATAAATGGGGCTGTAGACCTTTTCCTATTATTGACAAGATTTCAATGCAGAGTGCACAGAAAGCAATGCAACTTTACAACGAGTATTGTTACAGACAATGAAGAATAATGCAACAAATATTAGTAGATTGTGACATTCACATTACAATTCATATGACTTAATTGCGAAGAAACATACCTTATTTACTACGGCAAAAGCAGCCTGGATGGGAGTCATATCCTCATATGGTATAGTTCCAGTCACCATTTCCCATAAGATAAGCCCAAAACTATATACATCAACCTTTCTCCCATAGGATTTTCGTTTGATCATCTCAGGTGCCATCCAGCGGTAGGTACCAGGGTCATCAGCAAATAAGTCACAGTATGCTTCCTCACAAGCAATGCCAAAATCAGCAATTTTAAGGTGAAAGTCTTCATTGATAAGGACATTCTCCGGTTTAAGGTCTCGGTGAATGACACCTTGAGAGTGTATATACTCCATTCCACGAGCAATGTCCAGAGCAAAAGCAATTAGCTTCCCTAGAGaaatagtttttctttccaactTATGCAAATATGACCTCAACGAACCTTCTGATAGATATTCTGTGATAACACAATAAACATGTGGCTTTCTACATGCTGCTACGAACTGTGTAATCAGATCAAGATAAATGAGAAGTGTGTAAGTACCAGCCTCCTAATCACATTAAATTCTCTGAACATGATATGAACTGCTCAATCAGACTATGgtaaagaatataaaatgaaGTATTCTTGCTTTTACTGGTGATTATCTCAACATAACTAAAGGGTCAAGTACAGTAATTAGCACAAAATAATGGATATTCTCACCCTGTATTCAACAAGAAAAACATATAGTATCTGAACAAAAGCGAATGACAAAACTTAGATAAAGTTCAGCAGGTGCGTGTAGTGCTGTTCTTCACTAAAAATGTGATAAGTGTCCCGTGTTTTTGGTACTACCTTATCCTCCTTTAAAAAGGTTTTAAAGTTAAGGTTAAGGTGTAAAAAAACAATACACATACCTTGTTTTTATCAGAAAACAACAACTGCGCCACAAGCTTGAAAAATGAAGCAAATAGAAGTTTGTAAACAGCATATACAAAAGGAGGTAAAGGATTGGATTAGATTACCTTTATAACATTTTGATGGTGGAGGCACGATAAAAGCGATACTTCTCTAATGAATTGTTTCTCTAATCGATCCACCAACATTCCATTTTCGTCATCATCCGGTACCGTGATAATTTTCACAGCTACAGCTTCATCTTTATACATGCCATGGTAAAGCCTGCTATGAGCACCATGAGCAAACCTAACACCAACAAAGAGCTTGGAGAGGTCAACATTCCATTCCTCAGCTGTTTCCACAGCAGTAACCTTTCCCCCTCCATGATCAAAGTACTTTGTCCATCCCAAATCCTTTCGGTGCTGCTTCGAGCTTAATTTCATCGAAGCAAGGTGCCTAATTGGACTGCTGTAAGGGGATTTAGTAGTAATTGGACTACTGTGAGGGGATTTGGAATTGGACACATGAGAATCCTTGTTGAGCAACTTCCCCATGATTCtcttgtccttgttctgttcttTCCTCCTTGGACCAGGTGTTGAGAACCTCTTCTGCTCATGTCTGGCTTCCTTGAAGGTCTCAGAGAGAGAGGTTCGAGGCAAAGGGGACAAAGATCTCTGCTTGTTCATTATTGGTTTCTTCTGAGCCTTGTTGGAAGCAAAAGCCACTTCAGGCCTTGATTTCAGACTACTAGAACTGTGTTGTGCCCTTGGCTGAATGCTGAAAGAGCCAAATCCAGAACTGGAATAGTTCAACCTGTGACACACTGTGTGGGAGAATTTGGCCCTCCTTATCCAAGAATTACTGCTATCTTCATCCATCTTTTACCCTTTCTTcttcagaagaagaagaaaactggAAGCACCTTACAAAATCACTTTATCCACAATCTGAGAAATAACTAGTCTTAAAGCCAAAAGGGTGGTGGTCCCCAAAAAACAAACTTCTCAGACTAATTTCACACAATCACAGGTAACTAGATTTCCTCAAACTCATCAACAACAACTGAGGGATTGAACcatgaaaagtcaaaaaaaaaaaaaaatcccaattgGAATCAGAAAACCACTCAAAGCAATCAAAACCCAGCAAGAATGAGTTGATGGAAATTGGAAGCCCCTCCCCcccaaaagagagaaaaaaaatctgaattaaAAGCCAACAACAAACATGCAGTGCTGTAGCGAGAGGTAACAGAAACTCCAatcaatcaaaaaaaaaaaaaaaaaacttgacctTTCATAACCTCCTCAGCTGACACCTTTTACCAACAAAGTCAAACACCCACCACCTTCCGTAAATGCCTGGAAATCCCACACAGATACCAGAATACACTAATCAAaccccaaaaacaaaaaatattcactTTAATTCAAATCAGCAGAAAAACCACAAGTTTAAAACTATTAGTACTTATTTTACGTTGATAATGCAGAAACACCCATCATTATACGTCCCCATTGACTAACAATAATACTCATTATTTTAAAGAGTGACGAGCCAAAtaaactattattatatttccaAAAGACCCAAatacagaaacaaaaaaaatcatttttttataaagaaaagcaTCCCCAAAtacaaagaagaaaagggtgtcAGTAAAATGCTAAAATTTCATTACCCGGAGAAATATCAAACCCGCGTACTACAATTCTACAaagggtgttttttttttgtttttcttatatgaaattataagaGCTTATAATATGCTGATAAAGACAGAAATTTCCTGCACCTAATAAATACTCCACTTTCcacgaagagagagagagagagaaaaaatcttttatttactactattattttattattttgagaatacatatactttgataaattttaaaggtGTCTTAgtatattgattaagaaattaaagaaatgtttgatagagaaaaagttttattatttttaaaattatatttttaataatgaataaatttttgtttgattggATATCAAAAAattctagaaattaaaaaattatataatatatttaccagttattttaattatttattacactcataataataacatgatttttgtatgtaatagaaaaattaaactcgaaaagtaaaattttcaaaaacaaaatcttaatttttaaaaacaaataaaaacacaGGAAACCAAGATTTTCAATCCTAAATTcctaaaaaacttaaaacttttTCCTACCAAAAGACTTTTTAAAACCTCCTAAAAAGaggattttattaagataagtaaaaatatattttctataactTTTTATACACTCTTATAAAATCTTCATGAAAAATATTCTTCTTCTAATTTGTTAACCAAATATCCTTGGTCACAAGTCAGCAACATCCATACTTACAATTTTAGAATGGTCAATGGTGAATACGAATGTGAACGAGTTTGGTATGACAAACGCAGGAAATAGAGATTAGAGAGCGCAGATTTTGGAAATTGGAAGATGATGTTTTGGACTAGAGACGGCCATGATGAGGTTTGCTCCTTTGGTGGGATGAAGGGTAACTGTGTAGGGTAGAGATGGGGATGGATGTACTCATTGTTACGTGCAGGAGAGTTAATATGTTTTGTATTGCTTTCTTAGTAGAAATATTTATtgtcattaattatatttggtAGGTTTTAAATATAAGAGATTCTTACATGTTCTTATGATAGTGTTGTTATACCATACTGCTTTAATGCTTGTCTTGATgcgtttttttattgttttaaaacattttaatgaTTCTTgtgattagtaaaaaaaaatgtattgtaaTTAATGATTTACCTAACTTGTGTGGCGAATTTGCATACTTATAGCAATCAATTTATATAATGATATGTACTATACTGAATCGACAAAACCTTCATACTGTGTGGGCGGGCATGTACATctcttgttttatttattctatgAGTCTCgacagagattaaaaaaaaatttactgatTATcgaagagaagaatcaaggtaAGATCCCACACAGAATTGTCAAATAAGATAAGATTACATTCAAATAAGATAATAACATAATGTAAAATTGTTATTTGCCTATTAGTTTCCAAGAATAAATATATGTACTTATGTAACAATGTTTACTATTTAATCACAATTTTTACCATTACTGATTAGTTTgttaatagttattttaaaaattatataaacaaagatttataattgattaatattgtaaaaagaactaaactacaaattaatatatcaatatgtagaaataaaatttatataataattattaaaaaaaaattaaaagctaatCAACATTTGATAAATGGAAGGAAGTGGGAaaggaaggaaaataaaagtCACGAGACAGAATTGAAAGTAtgagttttatttttggttagaataattctattatttttagtaatgtattttttataaatttttatttattaaataaagaaagaactaaATACATTAaacacatatttaaaatattgaaatatttaatttttattcaatatttattttataaaatattcacaaaattataagaaaaatatagagtaattatgttcatatttatttttttatcttgtttttaaatatcatttctgttttcttttttcatcacatcatttattattttgttcttctacttttattcttctttcttcttcttcaaatctACTCCAAAATGAAAGGGATGtctattgtatttatttttaaatataataagaacTGCAACATTACTTTAGGATGTGTTTAGCctagagaagaaaaatagaggaaaaaaaaagaaataaaaaatattttttaaaattaaaataaaatataaaagatataagtctcacaaaatataatatcaatttttttgaatattattttcctCTTTAAACAAACAAATCCTTTCTTCTCTATATTGTTTAGTTACTAAAGAAATGGTGAGAGCTTATGGTGAATGGAGGAATCCATGTGTCACTACAGGGGAGAATGAGGTACGGATTCGATTTTTTGTATATGTTTGGTTCTGAAGATGCATACTTCAACGAAACTACTACACAACTTGGGTACGGTTGGTTGCATTGTACGATACGGTTCCCAAAACAAAACTAAACCCATTTGGCCACCAAACGGTACGAATCTACAGAACTTTGTACCTTGTTTAcccaaaaaataagaaatgaaatcGACTTAATTTAACACTTATTGTCACATTACTTGTTTGTTTCGATGTTAATGGCCTCTTATGCTGTCTTAATTAATAAGAACAAGATATAAATCTCATTAGAAATTATATTATTGGCTTAAGTTAGAGAAGACAAATACATGGGGACATGGGGTGATGGGGGAAGCCTTTGCTTGCACTTAATGTCAttggaaaaatttaaaaattaagaaatgcaatattcaattattatttcccAATGGCCAAACAAAAAATCCTTATTGTACGGATTTTGAATCTCCATTCAATATTAAATGTTGAGTGATtatgattttttgaaaataaaataaaataaaaaggtagaTGAAGATGGCATATATATGATAAGAGTTATTAGTTTTACCCATGCAACCATCTATTAGAATATTAGTTGAACATATTTCCCGTGACATGGAGAAGAACAATtcctattttttcatatatgttGAAAATTTTCATACCTTGCAAGCAGGCATGGAAAACTTGACCTTGCACAGTCACACATATATGATAGGAGAGAGAAAGATAGAGAATTCGATAGCGAACGATTGAACGACGCATACGCACACCTCACatcaatcaatcaaagaaaataaaatgggaATGGAATGTGAATTTGACATTTGactcttttttctattcttcatcTTTTATGAATGAATTCTCACTTAGTGTATGAATgagtcaaaaaataaaaaaataatcaacactACACTTGCGTCTTCTTTCGTCATAAGTGACACATTATGACGtctctaattttatatataactatataaaCTTATTAAACTGGgactattttatgtttttttttaattagattgtaTAATCAAATTCCCATTTCCttgaaacaataaaaacattggaaatcatattaatttctttttggcTTTTTAGGAAACGTCTTAGTTTTATAGAAATGCTATTAGCGATTTTTGAACTTTATAAATGACATGACGTTACACACTAATTGCATCTACTATAAAACTTCGCctaaaatctttattttatttttcttaagtttcaaaattcatAGTAAAGATTAAAAACTAGTTGTTGATAATATTGAGGGTCAtaaaaagagaacttaattataataatgCATATGAATGTCTTTCAAAAGGGGTTAAAAGAAagaatatgtaatttttaaaataaaaaagaaaa
The nucleotide sequence above comes from Glycine soja cultivar W05 chromosome 11, ASM419377v2, whole genome shotgun sequence. Encoded proteins:
- the LOC114376696 gene encoding serine/threonine/tyrosine-protein kinase HT1-like; amino-acid sequence: MDEDSSNSWIRRAKFSHTVCHRLNYSSSGFGSFSIQPRAQHSSSSLKSRPEVAFASNKAQKKPIMNKQRSLSPLPRTSLSETFKEARHEQKRFSTPGPRRKEQNKDKRIMGKLLNKDSHVSNSKSPHSSPITTKSPYSSPIRHLASMKLSSKQHRKDLGWTKYFDHGGGKVTAVETAEEWNVDLSKLFVGVRFAHGAHSRLYHGMYKDEAVAVKIITVPDDDENGMLVDRLEKQFIREVSLLSCLHHQNVIKFVAACRKPHVYCVITEYLSEGSLRSYLHKLERKTISLGKLIAFALDIARGMEYIHSQGVIHRDLKPENVLINEDFHLKIADFGIACEEAYCDLFADDPGTYRWMAPEMIKRKSYGRKVDVYSFGLILWEMVTGTIPYEDMTPIQAAFAVVNKNARPVIPSDCPPAMRALIEQCWSLHPDKRPEFWQVVKVLEQFESSLAHDGTLTLVENPCCQDHKKGLLHWIQKLGPVHHNNGPVPKPKFT